The Pseudomonas allokribbensis genome has a window encoding:
- the dnaJ gene encoding molecular chaperone DnaJ has product MAKRDYYEVLGVERGSSEADLKKAYRRLAMKHHPDRNPDDKASEELFKEANEAYEVLSDSSKRAAYDQYGHAGVDPSMGGGGAGFGGQNFSDIFGDVFSDFFGGGRGGSRGGAQRGSDLRYTLELNLEEAVRGTTVNIRVPTLVNCKPCDGSGAKKGSSPSTCPTCGGIGQVRMQQGFFSVQQTCPRCHGQGKIISDPCDSCHGDGRVEEYKTLSVKVPAGVDTGDRIRLSGEGEAGTQGGPTGDLYVVINVREHAIFQRDGKHLFCEVPISFVDAALGGELEIPTLDGRVKLKIPEGTQTGKQFRVRGKGVAPVRGGGAGDLMCRVAVETPVNLNRRQRELLEEFRSSLADDNSHSPKTTGWFDGVKRFFGDL; this is encoded by the coding sequence ATGGCAAAGCGTGACTATTACGAAGTGTTGGGTGTTGAGCGCGGCTCAAGCGAAGCAGACCTGAAAAAGGCCTATCGCCGTCTGGCGATGAAGCATCACCCGGACCGTAATCCCGATGACAAAGCGTCGGAAGAACTGTTCAAGGAGGCCAACGAGGCCTACGAAGTATTGTCCGATTCCAGCAAGCGTGCGGCGTACGATCAGTACGGCCATGCCGGCGTCGACCCGAGCATGGGCGGCGGCGGTGCAGGCTTTGGCGGTCAGAACTTCTCTGACATCTTCGGCGATGTCTTCAGTGACTTCTTCGGTGGCGGTCGCGGCGGTTCCCGTGGCGGCGCCCAGCGCGGTAGCGATTTGCGCTACACCCTGGAGCTGAACCTGGAAGAAGCGGTGCGCGGTACAACCGTGAATATCCGCGTTCCGACGCTGGTCAACTGCAAGCCGTGCGATGGTTCGGGCGCCAAGAAAGGTTCGTCGCCATCGACGTGCCCGACGTGCGGCGGCATCGGCCAGGTGCGCATGCAGCAGGGCTTCTTCTCCGTGCAGCAGACCTGCCCGCGCTGCCATGGTCAGGGCAAGATCATTTCCGACCCGTGCGACTCCTGCCACGGTGACGGTCGCGTCGAAGAGTACAAAACCCTCTCCGTCAAAGTGCCGGCCGGTGTCGACACCGGTGACCGCATTCGTCTGTCCGGCGAAGGCGAGGCGGGTACTCAGGGTGGGCCGACTGGCGACCTGTACGTGGTGATCAACGTGCGCGAGCACGCGATCTTCCAGCGTGACGGCAAGCACCTGTTCTGCGAAGTGCCGATCAGCTTTGTCGATGCGGCGCTGGGTGGCGAGCTGGAAATCCCGACCCTCGACGGTCGCGTCAAGCTGAAGATCCCCGAGGGGACTCAGACCGGCAAGCAATTCCGTGTGCGTGGCAAAGGTGTGGCGCCGGTGCGTGGTGGCGGTGCAGGTGATCTGATGTGCCGTGTAGCGGTCGAGACCCCGGTCAACCTGAATCGTCGTCAGCGTGAGTTGCTCGAAGAATTCCGCAGCTCCCTGGCGGACGACAACAGCCACTCGCCGAAAACCACCGGTTGGTTCGATGGCGTGAAGCGCTTCTTCGGCGATCTGTAA
- the dapB gene encoding 4-hydroxy-tetrahydrodipicolinate reductase: MRRIAVMGAAGRMGKILVEAVQQRAPLTGLTAAIVRPGSTLIGVDAGELASLGRIGVPLSGNLESVAEEFDVLIDFTLPEVMLKNLAFCRKAGKAMVIGTTGLDAAQKQLLAEAGKDIPIVFAANFSVGVNLSLKLLDMAARVLGDDADIEIIEAHHRHKIDAPSGTALRMGEVIASALDRDLQKVAVYGREGHTGVRERETIGFATVRGGDVVGDHTVLFACEGERLEITHKASSRMTFAKGAVRAALWLDAREPGLYDMQDVLDLR, translated from the coding sequence ATGCGACGTATAGCTGTGATGGGCGCTGCTGGGCGCATGGGCAAGATTCTGGTCGAGGCCGTGCAGCAGCGCGCGCCGCTGACCGGTTTGACGGCCGCCATTGTCCGCCCTGGCAGTACGCTGATCGGGGTGGATGCCGGTGAGCTGGCTTCGCTCGGCCGAATCGGCGTGCCGCTGTCCGGTAACCTGGAGTCGGTAGCGGAAGAGTTCGATGTGTTGATCGACTTCACGCTGCCGGAAGTCATGCTGAAAAACCTGGCGTTCTGCCGTAAGGCCGGTAAAGCCATGGTGATCGGCACCACCGGTCTGGATGCTGCCCAGAAGCAGTTGCTGGCCGAGGCGGGCAAGGATATTCCGATCGTGTTTGCTGCCAATTTCAGTGTTGGCGTCAACCTGTCGCTGAAACTGCTCGACATGGCAGCCCGTGTGCTGGGTGATGACGCGGACATCGAAATCATCGAGGCTCATCACCGTCACAAGATCGATGCGCCGTCGGGCACCGCCCTGCGCATGGGTGAGGTGATCGCCAGTGCGCTGGATCGTGATCTGCAGAAGGTTGCGGTCTATGGTCGTGAAGGTCATACCGGTGTGCGTGAGCGTGAAACCATCGGTTTCGCCACTGTTCGCGGTGGTGATGTCGTGGGCGATCACACGGTGCTGTTCGCTTGTGAAGGCGAGCGTCTGGAGATCACTCATAAGGCTTCGAGCCGCATGACGTTCGCCAAGGGTGCCGTGCGTGCGGCGCTGTGGCTGGATGCTCGCGAGCCCGGTCTTTATGACATGCAGGACGTGCTCGACTTGCGTTGA
- the carA gene encoding glutamine-hydrolyzing carbamoyl-phosphate synthase small subunit — protein MTKPAILALADGSIFRGEAIGADGQTVGEVVFNTAMTGYQEILTDPSYAQQIVTLTYPHIGNTGTTPEDAESDRVWSAGLVIRDLPLVASNWRNTMSLSDYLKANNVVAIAGIDTRRLTRILREKGAQNGCIMAGDNISEAAAIAAAQGFPGLKGMDLAKVVSTKTQYEWRSTVWDLKTDSHATIEASELPYHVVAYDYGVKVNILRMLVERGCRVTVVPAQTPAADVLALKPDGVFLSNGPGDPEPCDYAIKAIKEVLETEIPVFGICLGHQLLALASGAKTLKMGHGHHGANHPVQDLDTGVVMITSQNHGFAVDEATLPANVRAIHKSLFDGTLQGIERTDKSAFSFQGHPEASPGPNDVAPLFDRFINEMAKRR, from the coding sequence TTGACTAAGCCAGCCATACTCGCCCTTGCTGATGGCAGCATTTTTCGCGGCGAAGCCATTGGAGCCGACGGTCAGACCGTTGGTGAGGTGGTGTTCAACACCGCAATGACCGGCTATCAGGAAATCCTTACCGATCCTTCCTACGCCCAACAGATCGTTACCCTGACTTACCCGCACATCGGCAACACCGGCACCACGCCGGAAGACGCCGAGTCCGACCGCGTCTGGTCCGCTGGCCTGGTCATCCGTGACCTGCCGCTGGTAGCGAGCAACTGGCGTAACACGATGTCCCTGTCCGACTACCTGAAAGCCAACAATGTTGTGGCGATCGCTGGTATCGACACCCGTCGCCTGACTCGCATCCTGCGTGAAAAAGGCGCACAGAACGGCTGCATCATGGCCGGCGACAACATCTCCGAAGCCGCTGCCATTGCTGCCGCACAAGGCTTCCCGGGCCTGAAGGGCATGGACCTGGCGAAAGTCGTCAGCACCAAGACCCAATACGAGTGGCGCTCCACTGTCTGGGATCTGAAAACCGACAGCCACGCGACCATCGAAGCCTCCGAGTTGCCTTACCACGTGGTTGCCTACGACTACGGCGTCAAGGTCAACATCCTGCGCATGCTGGTCGAGCGCGGCTGCCGCGTCACCGTAGTGCCGGCGCAAACCCCGGCTGCCGACGTACTGGCCCTGAAGCCGGACGGCGTGTTCCTGTCCAACGGCCCTGGTGACCCGGAGCCTTGCGACTATGCGATCAAGGCAATCAAGGAAGTGCTGGAAACCGAAATTCCGGTCTTCGGTATCTGCCTCGGCCACCAGCTGCTGGCTCTGGCCTCCGGCGCCAAGACCCTGAAAATGGGCCACGGCCACCACGGTGCCAACCACCCGGTACAGGATCTGGACACGGGCGTCGTGATGATCACCAGCCAGAACCACGGTTTTGCGGTTGACGAAGCGACCCTGCCAGCCAACGTTCGCGCGATCCACAAATCGCTGTTCGACGGCACCCTGCAAGGCATCGAGCGCACCGACAAGAGCGCGTTCAGCTTCCAGGGTCACCCTGAAGCGAGCCCGGGCCCGAACGATGTGGCGCCACTGTTTGACCGCTTCATCAACGAGATGGCCAAGCGACGCTAA
- the carB gene encoding carbamoyl-phosphate synthase large subunit has product MPKRTDIKSILILGAGPIVIGQACEFDYSGAQACKALREEGYRVILVNSNPATIMTDPDMADATYIEPIKWQTVAKIIEKERPDAVLPTMGGQTALNCALDLEREGVLEKFGVEMIGANADTIDKAEDRSRFDKAMKSIGLECPRSGIAHSMEEANAVLERLGFPCIIRPSFTMGGTGGGIAYNREEFEEICARGLDLSPTKELLIDESLIGWKEYEMEVVRDKKDNCIIVCSIENFDPMGVHTGDSITVAPAQTLTDKEYQILRNASLAVLREIGVETGGSNVQFGICPDTGRMVVIEMNPRVSRSSALASKATGFPIAKVAAKLAVGYTLDELSNDITGGKTPASFEPSIDYVVTKLPRFAFEKFANADARLTTQMKSVGEVMAIGRTFQESLQKALRGLEVGVCGLDEKVDLSNPESMSVLKRELTVPGAERIWYVADAFRAGMTVEEIFGMNMIDPWFLVQIEDLIKDEEKVKTLGLSAIDRDLMFKLKRKGFSDQRLAKLLGVTEKNLRTHRQKLEVFPVYKRVDTCAAEFATDTAYLYSTYEEECEAAPSGRDKIMILGGGPNRIGQGIEFDYCCVHAALALREDGYETIMVNCNPETVSTDYDTSDRLYFEPVTLEDVLEICRVEKPKGVIVQYGGQTPLKLARALEAAGVPIIGTSPDAIDRAEDRERFQQMVERLNLRQPPNATVRSEDEAVRAAAKIGYPLVVRPSYVLGGRAMEIVYKEEELKRYLRDAVQVSNDSPVLLDHFLNCAIEMDVDAVCDGKDVVIGAIMQHIEQAGVHSGDSACSLPPYSLPAHIQDEMREQVKKMALELGVVGLMNVQLALQGEDIYVIEVNPRASRTVPFVSKCIGVSLAMIAARVMAGKTLKEIGFTKEIIPNFYSVKEAVFPFAKFPGVDPILGPEMKSTGEVMGVGDTFGEAFAKAQMGASEVLPTGGTAFISVRDDDKPLVAGVARDLINLGFEVVATAGTAKLIEAAGLKVRRVNKVTEGRPHVVDMIKNDEVTLIINTTEGRQSIADSYSIRRNALQHKIYCTTTIAAGEAICEALKFGPEKTVRRLQDLHAGLKA; this is encoded by the coding sequence ATGCCAAAACGTACAGACATTAAAAGCATCCTGATTCTCGGCGCTGGCCCGATCGTTATCGGCCAGGCCTGCGAATTCGACTACTCCGGCGCCCAGGCTTGCAAAGCCCTGCGCGAAGAGGGTTACCGCGTCATCCTGGTGAACTCCAACCCGGCCACCATCATGACCGACCCGGACATGGCCGACGCCACCTACATCGAGCCGATCAAGTGGCAGACTGTTGCCAAGATCATCGAAAAAGAGCGTCCGGATGCGGTGCTGCCAACCATGGGCGGCCAGACTGCTCTGAACTGCGCCCTGGACCTGGAGCGCGAAGGCGTTCTGGAGAAGTTCGGCGTGGAAATGATCGGCGCCAACGCCGACACCATCGACAAGGCTGAAGACCGTTCGCGTTTCGACAAGGCGATGAAGTCCATCGGCCTGGAATGCCCGCGTTCCGGTATCGCCCACAGCATGGAAGAAGCCAACGCGGTGCTTGAGCGCCTGGGCTTCCCGTGCATCATCCGTCCGTCCTTCACCATGGGCGGCACCGGTGGCGGTATCGCTTACAACCGTGAAGAGTTCGAAGAAATCTGCGCCCGTGGTCTGGACCTGTCGCCGACCAAGGAACTGCTGATCGACGAATCGCTGATCGGCTGGAAAGAATATGAAATGGAAGTTGTCCGCGACAAAAAGGACAACTGCATCATCGTCTGCTCGATCGAAAACTTCGACCCGATGGGCGTGCACACCGGTGACTCGATCACCGTGGCTCCAGCCCAGACCCTGACCGACAAGGAATACCAGATCCTGCGTAACGCCTCGCTGGCGGTACTGCGCGAGATCGGCGTCGAGACCGGCGGTTCCAACGTTCAGTTCGGCATCTGCCCGGACACCGGCCGCATGGTCGTGATCGAAATGAACCCGCGTGTATCGCGTTCGTCGGCCCTGGCTTCGAAAGCCACCGGTTTCCCGATCGCCAAGGTCGCAGCCAAACTGGCAGTCGGCTACACCCTCGACGAGCTGTCGAACGACATCACCGGCGGCAAGACCCCGGCGTCCTTCGAGCCGTCCATTGACTACGTCGTGACCAAGCTGCCGCGCTTCGCCTTCGAGAAGTTCGCCAACGCTGACGCTCGCCTGACCACTCAAATGAAGTCGGTAGGCGAAGTCATGGCCATCGGCCGTACCTTCCAGGAATCCCTGCAGAAAGCCCTGCGCGGTCTGGAAGTGGGCGTTTGCGGTCTGGACGAGAAAGTCGACCTGAGCAATCCGGAAAGCATGAGCGTGCTCAAGCGCGAGCTGACCGTTCCGGGTGCCGAGCGTATCTGGTACGTGGCGGACGCTTTCCGCGCCGGCATGACCGTCGAAGAAATCTTCGGCATGAACATGATCGACCCGTGGTTCCTGGTGCAGATCGAAGATCTGATCAAGGACGAAGAGAAGGTCAAGACCCTCGGTCTGTCCGCTATCGACCGCGACCTGATGTTCAAGCTCAAGCGCAAAGGCTTCTCCGATCAGCGTCTGGCCAAGCTGCTGGGCGTCACTGAGAAGAACCTGCGCACTCACCGTCAAAAACTGGAAGTGTTCCCGGTCTACAAGCGCGTCGACACCTGCGCCGCCGAGTTCGCCACCGACACCGCTTACCTGTACTCGACTTACGAGGAAGAGTGCGAAGCAGCGCCGTCCGGTCGCGACAAGATCATGATTCTGGGTGGTGGTCCGAACCGTATCGGCCAGGGCATCGAGTTTGACTACTGCTGCGTACACGCCGCTCTCGCCCTGCGCGAAGACGGCTACGAAACCATCATGGTCAACTGCAACCCGGAAACCGTGTCCACTGACTACGACACTTCCGACCGTCTGTACTTCGAACCGGTGACCCTGGAAGACGTGCTGGAAATCTGCCGCGTCGAGAAGCCGAAAGGCGTGATCGTCCAGTACGGTGGCCAGACGCCTCTGAAACTGGCTCGCGCACTTGAAGCGGCCGGCGTGCCGATCATCGGCACCAGCCCTGACGCCATCGACCGTGCCGAAGACCGTGAGCGCTTCCAGCAGATGGTTGAGCGCCTGAACCTGCGTCAGCCGCCAAACGCTACCGTGCGCAGCGAAGACGAAGCCGTCCGCGCTGCCGCGAAGATCGGTTACCCGCTGGTGGTGCGTCCGTCCTACGTACTGGGCGGCCGGGCGATGGAAATCGTCTACAAGGAAGAAGAACTCAAGCGTTACCTGCGTGACGCGGTGCAAGTGTCGAACGACAGCCCAGTGCTGCTCGACCACTTCCTCAACTGCGCCATCGAGATGGACGTGGATGCGGTCTGCGACGGCAAGGATGTAGTGATCGGCGCGATCATGCAGCACATCGAACAGGCGGGCGTTCACTCCGGTGACTCCGCGTGCTCGCTGCCGCCGTACTCGCTGCCGGCGCACATCCAGGACGAGATGCGCGAACAGGTCAAGAAAATGGCCCTGGAACTGGGCGTGGTCGGCCTGATGAACGTTCAGTTGGCGCTGCAAGGCGAAGACATCTACGTCATCGAAGTCAACCCGCGTGCTTCCCGTACCGTGCCGTTCGTATCGAAGTGCATCGGTGTTTCCCTGGCGATGATTGCTGCCCGCGTAATGGCCGGCAAGACCCTGAAGGAAATCGGCTTCACCAAGGAAATCATCCCGAACTTCTACAGCGTGAAAGAGGCGGTGTTCCCGTTCGCCAAATTCCCTGGCGTTGACCCGATCCTCGGCCCAGAGATGAAGTCCACCGGTGAAGTGATGGGCGTCGGCGACACCTTCGGCGAAGCCTTTGCCAAAGCCCAGATGGGCGCGAGCGAAGTGCTGCCGACCGGCGGTACCGCATTCATTAGCGTACGTGATGACGACAAGCCGCTGGTTGCGGGCGTGGCCCGTGATCTGATCAACTTGGGCTTCGAAGTGGTCGCCACTGCCGGCACTGCCAAGCTGATTGAAGCCGCAGGTCTGAAAGTGCGTCGCGTGAACAAGGTGACCGAGGGTCGTCCGCACGTGGTCGACATGATCAAGAATGACGAAGTCACCCTGATCATCAACACCACCGAAGGTCGTCAGTCGATCGCCGACTCTTATTCCATTCGCCGCAACGCCCTGCAGCACAAGATTTACTGCACCACCACCATTGCTGCTGGCGAAGCTATCTGCGAAGCGCTGAAGTTCGGTCCCGAGAAGACCGTACGCCGCTTGCAGGATCTACACGCAGGATTGAAGGCATGA
- the greA gene encoding transcription elongation factor GreA, whose protein sequence is MTKYPMTVQGARALEEEHTHLTKVVRPKLSQDIGTARELGDLKENAEYHAAREQQGMVEARIRDIEGRIQNQVVIDVTTIPHTGKVIFGTTVEIANVETDESVTYHIVGEDEADFKLGKISVGSPLARALIGKEEGDVVAVKTPGGVIEYEIVEVRHI, encoded by the coding sequence ATAACCAAGTACCCGATGACTGTTCAGGGCGCTCGCGCCCTGGAAGAAGAACATACTCACCTGACCAAGGTCGTTCGTCCGAAGCTCAGCCAGGACATCGGTACGGCCCGCGAGTTGGGTGACTTGAAGGAAAACGCTGAATACCATGCTGCCCGCGAACAGCAGGGCATGGTCGAGGCGCGCATCCGTGACATCGAAGGCCGGATCCAGAATCAGGTCGTGATTGATGTCACGACCATTCCTCACACGGGCAAAGTGATTTTCGGCACCACCGTTGAAATCGCCAACGTCGAGACTGATGAGAGCGTCACTTACCACATCGTTGGTGAGGATGAAGCAGACTTCAAACTCGGCAAGATTTCGGTCGGTTCGCCTCTGGCCCGTGCCCTGATCGGCAAGGAAGAGGGCGACGTCGTTGCCGTGAAAACGCCTGGTGGCGTTATCGAGTACGAGATTGTCGAAGTCCGTCACATCTGA
- a CDS encoding MFS transporter produces the protein MLWQLTQMLWVGGLWLVHLGLRPVLGKIGLAPLLIDEVASAFEVPVVGFAAACVIFQALVLVQAEGLASLWRDFRGQVLLMALYASAMYIAVRVGWPDAQRWQVFSYLVLGFSGLVLVLQPVPGWSGRVREAHP, from the coding sequence ATGCTCTGGCAGTTGACCCAGATGTTGTGGGTCGGCGGATTATGGCTGGTGCACCTTGGTCTGCGGCCGGTGCTGGGCAAGATTGGCCTGGCGCCGCTGCTGATCGACGAAGTCGCCAGTGCGTTTGAAGTGCCGGTGGTGGGTTTCGCCGCCGCGTGCGTGATTTTTCAGGCTTTGGTGCTGGTTCAGGCCGAAGGCCTTGCCAGTCTATGGCGGGATTTTCGCGGGCAAGTGCTGTTGATGGCGTTGTATGCGAGTGCGATGTATATCGCAGTGCGTGTCGGCTGGCCGGATGCGCAGCGCTGGCAGGTGTTCAGCTATCTTGTTCTGGGGTTTTCCGGGCTGGTGCTGGTGTTGCAGCCGGTGCCGGGATGGAGTGGCAGGGTGCGCGAAGCACACCCTTGA
- a CDS encoding YhbY family RNA-binding protein — translation MPLTPEQKKQYKSIGHHLKPVLTVADNGLTEGVLAELERALADHELIKIKLNILDREARLASIAELCKVGKADLVQVIGKMALIYRKNFSVNKQLSNVHRFK, via the coding sequence ATGCCGCTCACTCCAGAGCAGAAGAAACAGTACAAATCCATCGGTCACCACCTGAAACCAGTTTTGACTGTGGCTGACAACGGTTTGACTGAGGGTGTTTTAGCCGAACTCGAACGCGCATTGGCGGATCACGAGCTGATCAAGATCAAGCTCAACATCCTCGATCGCGAAGCACGCCTGGCGTCCATTGCAGAGCTGTGCAAGGTCGGCAAGGCCGATCTGGTTCAGGTCATCGGCAAGATGGCACTGATTTACCGCAAGAACTTCAGCGTCAACAAGCAGCTGTCGAACGTCCATCGCTTCAAGTGA
- the rlmE gene encoding 23S rRNA (uridine(2552)-2'-O)-methyltransferase RlmE, whose amino-acid sequence MARSKTSLGWLKRHVNDPYVKQAQKDGYRSRASYKLLEIQEKYKLIRPGMSVVDLGAAPGGWSQVTSRLIGGQGRLIASDILEMDSIPDVTFIQGDFTEDAVLAQILEAVGNSQVDLVISDMAPNMSGTPEVDMPKAMFLCELALDLAERILKPGGNFVIKIFQGEGFDVYLKDARRKFDKIQMIKPDSSRGSSREQYMLAWGYRGRSE is encoded by the coding sequence ATGGCGCGTTCCAAGACAAGCCTTGGTTGGCTGAAACGACATGTCAACGATCCCTATGTGAAGCAAGCGCAGAAGGATGGCTACCGCTCGCGTGCGAGTTACAAACTTCTGGAGATCCAGGAGAAATACAAGCTGATCCGTCCGGGCATGAGCGTCGTCGACCTCGGCGCGGCGCCTGGTGGCTGGTCGCAGGTCACCAGTCGGCTGATCGGTGGTCAGGGGCGACTGATCGCCTCGGACATCCTGGAAATGGACAGCATTCCGGACGTGACCTTTATCCAGGGTGACTTCACCGAGGACGCAGTGCTCGCTCAGATCCTTGAGGCCGTGGGTAATTCGCAGGTGGACCTTGTGATTTCCGATATGGCCCCCAATATGAGTGGTACGCCTGAAGTGGATATGCCAAAAGCCATGTTTCTTTGCGAACTGGCGCTTGATCTGGCGGAGCGGATACTCAAGCCGGGTGGCAATTTCGTGATCAAGATTTTTCAGGGCGAAGGGTTTGATGTTTACCTGAAGGATGCTCGTCGGAAATTCGACAAGATCCAGATGATCAAGCCGGACTCTTCCCGTGGCAGCTCCCGAGAGCAATATATGCTGGCTTGGGGTTATCGCGGTCGTAGCGAGTAA
- the ftsH gene encoding ATP-dependent zinc metalloprotease FtsH, with amino-acid sequence MAKNLILWLIIAAVLVTVMNNFSSPNEPQTLNYSDFIQQVKDGKVERVAVDGYVITGKRNDGDSFKTIRPAIQDNGLIGDLVDNHVVVEGKQPEQQSIWTQLLVASFPILVIIAVFMFFMRQMQGGAGGKGGPMSFGKSKARLLSEDQVKTTLADVAGCDEAKEEVGELVEFLRDPGKFQRLGGRIPRGVLMVGPPGTGKTLLAKAIAGEAKVPFFTISGSDFVEMFVGVGASRVRDMFEQAKKHAPCIIFIDEIDAVGRHRGAGMGGGHDEREQTLNQLLVEMDGFEMNDGIIVIAATNRPDVLDPALLRPGRFDRQVVVGLPDIRGREQILKVHMRKVPMGDDVAPAVIARGTPGFSGADLANLVNEASLFAARAGKRIVEMKEFELAKDKIMMGAERKSMVMSEKEKQNTAYHEAGHAIVGRVVPEHDPVYKVSIIPRGRALGVTMFLPEEDRYSLSKRALISQICSLYGGRIAEEMTLGFDGVTTGASNDIMRASQIARNMVTKWGLSEKLGPLMYAEEEGEVFLGRGGGGQNASFSGETAKLIDSEVRSIIDQCYGTAKQILTDNRDKLDAMADALMKYETIDAEQIDDIMAGRTPREPRDWSGGTGTGTPPPVVQDERPETPIGGPAADV; translated from the coding sequence ATGGCAAAGAATCTGATCCTGTGGTTGATCATCGCGGCTGTCCTGGTGACGGTGATGAACAACTTCTCCAGCCCTAACGAGCCGCAGACCCTCAACTATTCCGACTTCATCCAGCAGGTCAAGGATGGCAAGGTCGAGCGCGTGGCCGTCGACGGCTACGTGATTACCGGCAAGCGCAACGATGGCGACAGCTTCAAGACCATTCGTCCGGCAATTCAGGACAATGGCCTGATCGGCGACCTGGTCGACAACCACGTCGTGGTCGAAGGCAAGCAGCCTGAGCAGCAAAGCATCTGGACCCAGCTTCTGGTGGCCAGTTTCCCGATCCTGGTGATCATCGCGGTGTTCATGTTCTTCATGCGCCAGATGCAGGGCGGTGCCGGTGGCAAGGGTGGGCCGATGAGCTTTGGCAAAAGCAAGGCGCGCCTGCTGTCCGAAGACCAGGTGAAAACCACCCTGGCTGACGTTGCCGGTTGCGACGAAGCCAAGGAAGAGGTCGGCGAGCTCGTCGAGTTCCTGCGTGATCCGGGCAAGTTCCAGCGTCTGGGTGGCCGTATTCCTCGCGGTGTACTGATGGTCGGTCCTCCGGGTACCGGTAAAACCTTGCTGGCCAAGGCGATTGCCGGCGAAGCCAAAGTGCCGTTCTTCACCATTTCCGGTTCCGACTTCGTCGAAATGTTCGTCGGTGTCGGTGCAAGCCGCGTTCGCGATATGTTCGAACAGGCCAAGAAACACGCACCTTGCATTATCTTCATCGACGAGATCGACGCCGTTGGTCGCCATCGTGGCGCTGGCATGGGCGGCGGTCACGACGAGCGTGAGCAGACTCTCAACCAGTTGCTGGTCGAGATGGACGGCTTCGAAATGAATGACGGCATCATCGTCATCGCGGCAACCAACCGTCCTGACGTACTGGACCCTGCTTTGCTGCGTCCGGGTCGTTTCGACCGTCAGGTGGTGGTCGGTCTGCCGGATATCCGTGGTCGCGAACAAATCCTCAAAGTGCACATGCGTAAAGTGCCAATGGGTGACGACGTTGCTCCAGCTGTTATCGCTCGTGGTACTCCAGGCTTCTCCGGTGCTGACCTTGCGAACCTGGTCAACGAGGCTTCGCTGTTCGCTGCCCGTGCTGGCAAGCGCATTGTCGAGATGAAGGAATTCGAACTGGCCAAAGACAAGATCATGATGGGTGCCGAGCGCAAATCCATGGTCATGTCCGAGAAAGAGAAGCAGAACACGGCTTATCACGAAGCCGGCCACGCCATTGTCGGTCGCGTCGTGCCTGAGCATGATCCGGTCTACAAGGTGTCGATCATCCCGCGCGGTCGTGCGCTGGGTGTGACCATGTTCCTGCCGGAAGAAGATCGCTACAGTCTGTCCAAGCGTGCGTTGATCAGTCAGATCTGCTCGCTGTACGGCGGTCGTATCGCTGAAGAAATGACCCTGGGCTTCGACGGTGTGACGACCGGCGCCTCCAACGACATCATGCGTGCCAGTCAGATTGCGCGGAACATGGTGACCAAGTGGGGCCTGTCTGAAAAACTCGGTCCGTTGATGTATGCGGAAGAGGAGGGCGAGGTGTTCCTGGGTCGTGGCGGCGGTGGTCAGAACGCCAGCTTCTCGGGTGAAACCGCGAAGTTGATCGACTCGGAAGTGCGCAGCATCATCGATCAGTGCTACGGCACCGCCAAACAGATCCTTACGGACAACCGTGACAAGCTCGATGCCATGGCTGATGCCCTGATGAAGTACGAGACGATCGATGCCGAACAGATCGACGACATCATGGCGGGTCGCACGCCACGCGAACCTCGCGACTGGTCGGGTGGCACCGGCACTGGCACGCCTCCTCCGGTGGTTCAGGATGAGCGTCCGGAAACACCGATTGGCGGTCCGGCTGCTGACGTTTAA